In a genomic window of Thermosynechococcus sp. CL-1:
- a CDS encoding Spy/CpxP family protein refolding chaperone, producing the protein MLKKSLATLLICGSLSPLLAIAPPSVADPGYGGPRWGANLDNLNLTPEQRQRLQAVQQQYQGQMEQTRNQLRTAKTELRQMMSGNASEDQIRSKYQQVRQLENQLASLRFESMLAMRGILTPQQRQALAAQMQQRRPGNRPMKPQQ; encoded by the coding sequence ATGTTGAAAAAATCTTTAGCCACGCTTCTTATATGTGGTAGCCTCAGCCCCCTACTGGCGATCGCTCCCCCGAGCGTCGCTGACCCCGGTTATGGCGGACCTCGCTGGGGAGCCAATCTGGACAATCTAAACCTCACACCTGAACAGCGGCAACGTTTACAAGCCGTGCAGCAACAATACCAAGGCCAAATGGAGCAAACCCGCAACCAACTGCGCACCGCCAAGACAGAACTGCGGCAGATGATGAGTGGCAATGCCTCGGAGGATCAAATCCGCAGCAAGTATCAGCAAGTGCGTCAACTGGAAAATCAACTGGCTTCCCTGCGCTTTGAAAGCATGCTGGCCATGCGGGGCATTCTCACACCGCAACAACGGCAAGCCTTGGCCGCCCAAATGCAGCAGCGGCGGCCGGGCAATCGCCCCATGAAACCCCAGCAGTAA
- a CDS encoding sigma-70 family RNA polymerase sigma factor, translating into MSVSLPLSAATASTAIVTRPQVIDPDRRIIEQCLSGHPNGFRELYQRHQQRVRSLLFQLCGAVALDDLVQEVFLRAWKGLKGLKHEAKFSTWLYRIAWNVACDYRRQLATRKSRHQQYLSQSEPLTPGLDLRQLHYEDLVQRGLATLPLEYRSVLVLHDLQGLPQKEIAEILRIPVGTVKSRLFRARGTLRTYFTEAGITL; encoded by the coding sequence ATGAGTGTATCTTTACCCCTATCAGCGGCAACGGCATCAACGGCTATCGTGACCCGACCCCAAGTGATCGATCCCGATCGGCGGATTATTGAGCAGTGCCTTTCCGGACATCCAAATGGGTTTCGGGAACTCTATCAACGGCATCAGCAACGGGTGCGATCGCTCCTGTTTCAGTTGTGCGGTGCGGTTGCCCTTGATGATTTAGTGCAGGAGGTTTTCTTGCGGGCATGGAAGGGGCTAAAGGGTCTCAAGCATGAGGCAAAGTTTTCAACATGGCTCTATCGGATTGCCTGGAATGTGGCTTGCGACTATCGCCGTCAACTGGCAACGCGCAAATCGCGACATCAGCAATACCTGTCTCAAAGTGAGCCACTCACCCCTGGACTGGATCTACGGCAATTGCATTACGAAGATTTAGTTCAGCGCGGTTTAGCCACCCTGCCCTTGGAGTACCGCAGTGTTTTGGTCCTGCATGATCTGCAGGGCTTGCCCCAAAAGGAAATTGCTGAAATTCTGCGGATTCCTGTGGGTACAGTGAAATCCCGCCTCTTTCGTGCCCGAGGCACATTGCGGACTTACTTTACGGAGGCTGGAATCACTTTATGA
- a CDS encoding MotA/TolQ/ExbB proton channel family protein translates to MNIAEIFNRGGLAMWPLLILSILTLGTIFERLWFWSIVLQGETKLAEQILDAARHDWQEAIELAANACDQPIGRFLYTPLQLIDTNPEIFRLALEAAADEELSAMRRGEKVLEATITMAPLLGLLGTVLGLISALSSIRLGDIGTPATMGVGLGISEALISTASGLVVAIIALAFQRLFQAFLLQQAQIFRRTGNELELTYRQAWLEQRIKGEPEKTLF, encoded by the coding sequence GTGAATATCGCTGAAATTTTTAACCGTGGTGGCTTGGCCATGTGGCCACTACTGATTCTCTCGATCTTGACCTTAGGCACCATTTTTGAGCGGCTTTGGTTTTGGAGCATTGTTCTCCAAGGAGAGACGAAACTGGCCGAGCAGATTCTGGATGCCGCTCGCCACGATTGGCAAGAAGCCATTGAATTAGCAGCCAATGCCTGTGACCAACCGATTGGTCGCTTCCTTTATACCCCTTTACAATTGATTGACACCAACCCAGAAATCTTTCGCCTAGCCCTAGAAGCTGCGGCTGATGAGGAGCTGAGTGCCATGCGGCGGGGAGAAAAGGTCTTAGAGGCAACGATTACGATGGCACCTCTACTGGGTTTGTTGGGAACGGTGTTAGGTCTGATTAGTGCCCTCAGTTCTATTCGCTTGGGGGATATTGGCACACCGGCCACCATGGGCGTGGGTCTCGGGATTAGTGAGGCCTTGATTAGTACTGCCTCTGGTCTGGTGGTGGCGATCATTGCCCTTGCCTTTCAGCGGCTCTTTCAAGCGTTTCTCTTGCAGCAGGCACAAATTTTTCGCCGCACTGGCAATGAATTAGAACTCACCTATCGTCAAGCTTGGCTAGAGCAGCGGATCAAAGGGGAACCTGAAAAAACATTGTTCTAA
- a CDS encoding DUF3110 domain-containing protein, with the protein MRVYVLLYNPGTENEGIHSLQLGDRNLILMFESEDDASRYAMLLEAQDFHPPSVVPIDAKEIEEFCESSGYTCHLVPEGFVPTNDAERLFLAPPERNVEETDWELENRVPPAAESEFSESELNQLRQQFEKLL; encoded by the coding sequence ATGCGCGTTTACGTGTTGCTCTACAACCCGGGGACTGAAAATGAGGGCATTCATTCTCTGCAACTGGGCGATCGCAACCTGATTCTGATGTTTGAAAGCGAAGACGATGCCAGTCGCTACGCCATGCTCCTAGAGGCACAGGATTTTCATCCCCCCAGCGTTGTCCCCATTGATGCCAAGGAAATCGAAGAATTCTGCGAATCCTCAGGCTACACCTGTCACTTGGTGCCCGAAGGATTTGTGCCGACAAACGATGCTGAGCGTCTCTTCTTGGCGCCTCCCGAACGCAATGTCGAAGAAACCGACTGGGAACTAGAAAATCGCGTGCCCCCCGCTGCTGAGAGTGAGTTCTCCGAAAGTGAACTGAATCAGTTGCGCCAACAATTTGAAAAGCTGCTGTAG
- a CDS encoding glycosyltransferase family 2 protein encodes MVRVCACLIVKNEAAHLARCLGSVQPWVDEIVVVDTGSTDETIAIARQFTERIFTFPWQDDFAAARNYSLEQATGDWILVIDADEVLVTLREPPVPLGQQLEGSTLTAYQLLRREIGTGQQFSDFAIVRLFRNLPTLRYQGRFHEQLVSTAAEPLTIGTLETLRIDHYGYQPAQIQAKMRDRNIPILERIRASEGLPLNLLFALADMYHAVNNPTAADDCYQELFERLLPHLLTGQLPENAPGALPEILNQLGRRLLAMGDHETLQLLCQQSLVWFPTYPPLNDLAGRWLMALGFPLGATAYFEYCLELGRTNGYSKQMIFPLGYVREIAAEQLGRAYETLGDRERAAAAFAQATAFRQERGNHQ; translated from the coding sequence ATGGTGCGGGTCTGTGCCTGTCTAATTGTCAAAAATGAGGCAGCCCATTTGGCACGCTGTCTGGGCAGTGTTCAGCCTTGGGTAGATGAGATCGTTGTGGTAGATACCGGGTCAACGGATGAGACGATCGCGATCGCCCGCCAGTTTACAGAGCGCATCTTTACCTTCCCTTGGCAGGATGATTTTGCCGCTGCCCGCAATTACTCCCTAGAGCAGGCCACGGGCGATTGGATTTTGGTGATAGATGCCGATGAGGTGCTCGTGACCTTGCGGGAGCCGCCTGTGCCCCTCGGCCAACAACTGGAGGGCAGCACCCTCACTGCCTACCAACTCCTACGGCGGGAAATCGGCACGGGGCAGCAATTTTCTGACTTTGCCATTGTGCGACTCTTTCGCAACCTGCCGACGCTGCGCTATCAGGGACGCTTCCATGAGCAGTTGGTTTCGACAGCCGCAGAACCGCTGACCATTGGTACTCTGGAAACGCTGCGCATTGACCACTATGGCTATCAACCCGCACAAATTCAAGCCAAGATGCGCGATCGCAACATCCCGATTTTGGAACGCATCCGCGCCAGTGAAGGTCTGCCTTTGAATCTCCTTTTTGCCTTGGCGGATATGTACCACGCTGTGAATAACCCCACGGCTGCGGATGACTGCTACCAAGAACTTTTTGAGCGGCTCTTGCCCCATCTCCTCACCGGCCAACTGCCTGAGAATGCCCCTGGCGCCCTGCCCGAAATTCTGAATCAACTGGGGCGGCGTCTGCTGGCTATGGGGGATCACGAAACATTGCAACTCCTCTGTCAGCAAAGTCTGGTGTGGTTTCCCACCTATCCTCCCCTCAATGATTTGGCCGGGCGCTGGCTGATGGCTTTGGGATTCCCCTTGGGAGCAACGGCTTACTTTGAGTATTGCCTTGAACTGGGGCGCACCAATGGCTACAGTAAACAGATGATTTTTCCCTTGGGCTATGTGCGGGAGATTGCCGCCGAACAACTAGGGCGTGCCTATGAAACCTTGGGCGATCGCGAGCGGGCGGCGGCGGCCTTTGCCCAAGCAACAGCTTTTCGCCAAGAAAGGGGCAATCACCAATAG
- a CDS encoding DUF4278 domain-containing protein has product MQLIYRGVKYETSEQHIPLVESGAKGLYRGAQWVGHKAAEPVPQPNHVLCWRGVTYQTNGTPVTTTAPTTSTAPSVLPHRKRDSLAEAHRHAILKTLERRLQVARSQGNEDLISLLEEEWQQFA; this is encoded by the coding sequence ATGCAACTAATCTATCGCGGCGTTAAATACGAAACTTCTGAGCAGCACATTCCCCTTGTTGAATCGGGTGCCAAGGGTCTCTACCGGGGGGCGCAATGGGTAGGGCACAAAGCGGCTGAACCGGTTCCTCAACCCAATCATGTCCTCTGCTGGCGGGGGGTAACCTACCAAACCAACGGTACACCAGTTACCACAACCGCTCCGACGACGAGTACTGCCCCTTCAGTACTTCCCCACCGTAAGCGCGACTCCTTGGCCGAAGCCCATCGCCATGCAATTCTGAAAACTCTTGAGCGGCGGCTGCAAGTGGCTCGGAGTCAGGGCAACGAAGACCTCATTAGTCTGCTGGAAGAAGAGTGGCAGCAATTTGCCTAA
- a CDS encoding ATP-dependent helicase — MNVLSLPANASHLLRTLRPGQREISEWQGGLLAVSAVPGAGKSHGMAVGAAIAIAREKLHQQRQLVVVTYSRSAAANIKVRIRQYLREMGLPRNGFSVQTLHSLALKIATSHPTAGLRWSGENLMSEHEQRRLCVTCVKEWARSHPDILEQLIQGCDTSPLSDVEHDGRRSALLTDILVKLAQTVISSARSMALTPHDLRQLSQRLRSQSAAAAESYPFLEIGADLLALYQHHLAQREQIDYDEMILAAVQLLEGDRQCRQEWQQRVYAVFEDEAQDSTPLQSRLLRLLAEDNTTGQVNFVRVGDPNQAINSTFTAADPLFFNEFCDECAQQQAFYKMTQAGRSTPLVIRSANFLVNWVNHALKGQELPFRSQAIQPVSPTDPQPGANPPPWGEGVEIARPATVFETVRELAARISEVLAEYPEASIAVLVRTNRQGEFVADLLRSPASFSIDTDLAAQGIPILDVSGIERRSQVPKELLDILYFLHCPYSPEAVKAALTVLQERKRISVQNLDRLAAQPEVFLYPSPLDPPAEEPVLKARHYCQRLLKARLELSLFPLIAYCAQELGYDAAELATSDRLICHLAQQEPTQLWERIHPRWQELVAADRFDAVEMEDLHSRLVRSGQVTIMTMHRAKGLDWDAVFVPFLEARTLPGESWVAANAKFLSPEVDFTDVVRSQLRAYGHQQPLPDWQTAYQKAKEAKVAEEYRLLYVAMTRAKRLLWLAAAHQAPFNWQNFDWRGFYQLQDSDPCPFLAALEQKLKKHAKATRGDR; from the coding sequence ATGAACGTGTTGTCACTCCCTGCCAATGCCAGTCACCTTTTAAGGACGTTGCGTCCGGGTCAACGGGAAATCAGTGAATGGCAAGGGGGTCTCTTGGCGGTATCGGCAGTGCCCGGAGCAGGCAAATCCCATGGCATGGCCGTAGGAGCAGCGATCGCCATCGCTCGCGAAAAACTCCATCAACAGCGGCAACTGGTCGTAGTCACCTATAGTCGTTCGGCAGCGGCCAATATCAAGGTGCGGATTCGCCAGTACCTGCGGGAAATGGGCTTGCCCCGCAATGGTTTTAGTGTGCAGACGCTCCACAGTTTGGCCTTGAAAATTGCCACCAGTCACCCCACAGCGGGTCTGCGTTGGAGTGGCGAGAATTTAATGAGTGAGCATGAGCAGCGACGCCTGTGTGTCACCTGTGTTAAGGAATGGGCGCGATCGCACCCCGATATTCTCGAGCAATTGATCCAAGGCTGCGATACCAGTCCCCTGAGTGACGTTGAACACGATGGTCGCAGAAGTGCGCTTTTGACTGACATCTTGGTGAAGTTGGCACAAACCGTTATTAGCAGTGCCCGCAGTATGGCGTTGACGCCCCATGATCTGCGGCAGTTGTCCCAGCGGTTGCGCTCCCAAAGTGCAGCCGCAGCAGAATCCTACCCCTTTTTAGAAATTGGTGCCGACCTTTTGGCACTGTACCAGCACCATTTAGCGCAGCGAGAGCAAATTGACTATGATGAGATGATTTTGGCAGCGGTACAACTCCTAGAGGGCGATCGCCAGTGCCGCCAAGAATGGCAACAGCGGGTGTATGCCGTCTTTGAGGATGAGGCGCAGGACTCGACCCCCTTGCAATCGCGGTTACTGCGACTTCTCGCCGAGGACAACACCACAGGGCAAGTGAATTTTGTGCGGGTGGGGGATCCCAATCAAGCCATTAACTCCACATTTACGGCGGCAGACCCTCTCTTTTTTAATGAATTCTGTGACGAATGTGCCCAGCAGCAGGCCTTCTATAAAATGACCCAAGCGGGGCGATCCACCCCATTGGTCATTCGATCGGCCAACTTTTTAGTGAACTGGGTCAATCATGCCCTCAAAGGCCAAGAACTGCCCTTTCGATCCCAAGCAATTCAGCCCGTCTCACCGACAGATCCGCAACCGGGGGCGAACCCACCCCCCTGGGGAGAAGGGGTAGAAATTGCCCGACCAGCAACCGTTTTCGAGACCGTGCGCGAGCTAGCAGCACGTATTTCTGAGGTTTTAGCAGAGTATCCTGAGGCCTCAATTGCGGTACTGGTGCGTACCAACCGCCAAGGGGAATTTGTCGCGGATCTGTTGCGATCGCCCGCTAGCTTCAGCATTGATACCGACCTTGCTGCTCAGGGGATTCCGATTCTCGATGTATCGGGCATTGAACGGCGATCGCAGGTGCCCAAAGAATTGCTGGACATTCTTTATTTTCTCCACTGTCCCTATTCTCCCGAAGCGGTCAAAGCAGCCCTGACTGTTCTTCAGGAGCGCAAACGCATTTCTGTCCAAAATTTGGATCGCTTAGCCGCCCAGCCAGAGGTGTTTCTCTACCCTAGTCCTTTAGACCCCCCTGCCGAAGAACCGGTACTCAAGGCACGGCACTACTGTCAACGTCTCCTCAAAGCCCGCCTAGAGCTGTCTCTATTTCCTTTGATCGCGTACTGCGCTCAGGAATTGGGCTATGATGCCGCTGAATTGGCCACCAGCGATCGCCTGATCTGCCACTTGGCACAGCAGGAACCAACGCAACTGTGGGAGCGTATCCATCCCCGTTGGCAGGAGTTGGTGGCAGCGGATCGCTTTGACGCTGTTGAGATGGAAGACCTCCATAGCCGTTTAGTGCGATCGGGGCAGGTAACGATTATGACGATGCATCGCGCCAAGGGTCTGGATTGGGATGCCGTCTTTGTCCCCTTCTTAGAGGCAAGAACCCTCCCCGGTGAGAGCTGGGTGGCGGCCAATGCCAAGTTCCTCAGTCCAGAGGTGGATTTTACGGATGTGGTGCGATCGCAACTGCGGGCCTACGGCCATCAGCAACCCCTTCCTGACTGGCAAACCGCCTATCAAAAAGCCAAAGAGGCCAAAGTTGCTGAGGAATACCGCCTGCTTTACGTGGCCATGACCCGTGCTAAGCGTTTACTGTGGCTCGCCGCCGCCCACCAAGCCCCCTTTAACTGGCAGAACTTTGACTGGCGAGGGTTTTATCAACTGCAAGACAGTGACCCTTGTCCTTTCTTAGCTGCCCTAGAGCAGAAGCTAAAGAAACATGCCAAGGCTACTCGCGGCGATCGCTAA
- a CDS encoding HAD family phosphatase has product MANFSQFLAVEPSQRALIFDMDGVICHTMPYHLEAWRVYVDRTPELRQQINLEQLRQMGGKRNAELLPELLGRSVTEAEVERWGAGKEAVFRELLAPNLELLPGLLPFLKSAKEKGYRLGLGTSACAANVELVLSCEGVGNFFDTVVMEQDVQRGKPDPECYLLVAERLQVLPQHCLVFEDAVAGVMAAVRAGMLCWGVLTTQSETALQAAGAEVCIEDFTDPRLQWLLS; this is encoded by the coding sequence ATGGCTAATTTTTCCCAGTTTCTTGCCGTTGAACCCTCGCAGCGTGCCCTGATTTTTGATATGGATGGGGTGATCTGCCATACCATGCCCTACCACCTTGAAGCTTGGCGGGTCTATGTCGATCGCACCCCTGAACTGCGGCAGCAGATCAATCTGGAACAGTTGCGGCAAATGGGGGGCAAACGCAATGCCGAACTCCTGCCAGAACTCTTGGGGCGATCGGTCACTGAAGCGGAAGTCGAACGCTGGGGCGCCGGCAAAGAGGCTGTCTTTCGGGAATTGCTGGCACCCAATTTGGAACTGTTGCCGGGGCTGTTGCCCTTTCTCAAAAGTGCTAAAGAAAAGGGCTATCGCTTGGGCCTAGGCACCTCGGCCTGTGCTGCCAATGTGGAATTGGTGCTCTCCTGTGAGGGGGTGGGCAACTTTTTCGATACGGTGGTGATGGAGCAGGATGTGCAGCGGGGCAAGCCCGATCCAGAATGCTATCTCCTAGTGGCGGAGCGGTTGCAGGTGTTGCCGCAGCATTGTCTTGTCTTTGAGGATGCCGTGGCAGGGGTGATGGCAGCGGTGCGGGCAGGGATGCTCTGCTGGGGAGTGTTAACAACGCAATCGGAAACGGCACTGCAAGCCGCAGGAGCAGAGGTCTGCATTGAGGACTTTACGGATCCACGCCTGCAATGGCTATTGTCCTAG